The genomic stretch gtatcctagtcttaccataattcctccgcgtgattagtataaataggagctttcgttcctcatatttctcacgcgagtgtccgcccttctcttctccctttgcattctagacttcgttcttactaattggcgcctacgtgcttggacttccgaccacgtaagctcggatctttccgggtaccagcctctccgtttgcatgaccgaccaatttgaccaactacaccaataatcaacttaattaatcaatcgttttcctcttacgagggcactctctttgcattcgcgtcaagcatcactaatcgatatcttagtccttctcgtttcgtcaacatgtaagtctgagggtgtataatccttgtttatttattgtatttatttattgtataatcaattgtaaggtttatgtcgaaaacatcattaaaaccgatttctaaaaccgtcttcaaaaccttttttacggatttccagtagatagacgtcgagaaaggacgcagcaactgctgcgcctcttcgaaggagcgcagttcctgctgcgcctcttcgtgaggctgccgcagttcctgcttcctttcttcttctttcgtcctctgtaattcgtttcgttgttcttatttgattgtttgttctttaattcgttcacatgatagcataataatcacatgtatattattcatcatcattaacatgtttagttcatccttaaatccgacttaaatcccttataattcatattcgcgggttttcgtcattaaactcaattcgggttttagaaattcaattcgttcatattgagtttctggaattcatcgttgacATATTTGTATCTGTCCTTCATCATTAATCCGTCATtagttcatcatgtttagttaattatttgtttttttgTAATTCATcaatcattcatccatgtaattaattcgtttgcatccgtctcatccatgttttactgtttttatgacccattcatatgttaaacaacatgctaatcactttcatccgagtaaataatttaatccatcattaaatttaccaaattgtattaacggcttgcaattatggcttcacagccagagctgagccaaggaacagacgcagcgtctgctgcgcctattccaagggacgcagctctgctgcgcctgttcctggctgagttctgtccctaaactccgttgttgccttgacttagtttatttagtttacgtataatccactattatccgtattatcacgctaattcctgttcgttaattttatttccttcttttctcaaattatccgttttaaaggtattttcgacataaatcgcctattccaatgtaattaatgtaattttcattattgtaattttattttgttatgttTATCATACttcctttattgcttgtatgttttcacatgaaattgagcattaaatcctactctgacattaattgtatgcctaattaattgttcaccgacttagtctaatcttcacatgttaggattaatctatggatgttgcattgcatgcattatagccgacgatatatcaagtacgaataacttccctaatcattagtagaggccgctatcgaggcgggcgggattaggtgttcgatcaaaagagctttctaatacgtaccctcaccccttactccagatctccgtgagcacccgtgttcattggcatccacgagagtcattctagacatagaatgctaagggtaacgattgcttagtgttcatgtcactactttatgtcttgacatgacatgaggtatttgaacggttccaatttcccataaaaattggtggcgactccttacaaaatgcaaacgcttgtttttcgaccttcaccaagcgcccccgtgggcggcccgctgtccacacaactTCATCTAAAATAGATGGAAGTGTCTCATTTTTGTATCAGTAATAGACCCTTTTGGTACATAACAAACATCCTACAAAGAGTCATAACTTATAACTCGTATTATTACCAAGGTTGACCTCAGCTTGTCTCATCAGTCATGATTTTGTTTTGCCCTTATTCTAGATTTTATTGTATTCTACGTCGCGATTACTCGCGCCTGGCAGCTGTATGATTCATGTTGTGACCCGACTTGGTATCTGCCTGGGGTGCTCCTGGCCTGACCGCACCAAAAAAGGGCATATTGAAATTGGCTCCCGTGCCCATGTTCATAACATCCCCAATATTGCATCCATGCGCAGGATCACAGTTTATGGGTACACACATCAGTCCAGAAGGCGCCTTGTTAGGAGGGCATTCAGGGGGCTGACAGTTACATCTACAATTGCAGTTGCAGTCTTCTCTATGATGCTCAGGGGGAGGTTTTTCGTCTGGTTTTGGGTAAGTCCATGAACCCAGTCGATGTTTCGACACATTTTCATCAGGGCGTATAGATGGCTTGTGTTTATGGGCTTGATCATCCCCAAAGGAACTTTGGAACAACAAAATTAGCGAAATCATCAAGAGGGAGACCTTTGTGTCGGCGCAACTCCTGAATGCTGTCATTCTGTATCTTTCGTTTGGTATAATAATGTGATTTTTCTGCAGGCTGTTATATATGATTTTAGATGTTTGTCATCTTGGAGTCTTTGCATGAGTTCATAATTAATAGATGATTTAAGATAAAATAAGGTTTTTAGGTAGGCTGCATTCTTGTGTCCTTGAGTCATTATACTTCAAATTTTATGCTTTGTCACTCTTTAGAATTTGCATGAGTTCATAATTAATAGATGATTTAAGATAAAATAAGGTTTTTAGGTAGGCTGCATTCTTGTGTCCTTGAGTCATTATATTTCAAATTTTATGCTTTGTCACTCTTTAGAATCGTCCTTTAGAATCATGCATGGTGAACACACATCTCAAAATGCGAAAATacagaaaagaaaaagtgaaaaagaaaagggtagtaaaacataatacaaaagaaGGTAAACTTAAGGTTTTAAATCTAAGTCCGGATTTTAAATCGAGAATTAAGATTAAAACGACtttgaaaaccgaagtaaaacTTAAGGGTCCGAAAAATcttaaaagtgaaccaagtattaatatatagAAAAGCTATTGGTAAAAATGTGTAATAAAACCGAAAAGAGCAAatacattttcaaaaattaaataaaaaaacattaaatatttcaaataacgtcaaatactaaaaattcacatgtatcatttccctccattgtgccctctccgtcaccattccCTCATCAAGCCCGAGAAATCCCATattatcgtgctctatcactctcagcTATTTCTGTTTTgatctccctctacccctagcaACCTTTTCTGTTCCCCAGGTCTCTAGCCTCCTAACGGGTTCGttcataggtctccttctcacatggtcaaaccatcttagtcggtttccATCAttttgtcctctattggcgccactttcaccttttccctaatcacctcattcttTAAACGATCTTTCCTTGTTtggccgcacatccacctcaacatacgcatctccgtcacactcatcttttgaatgtgacaatgtttcacggcccaacactcggagccgtaaagtaaggcagacctaattgtcgtgcgataaaattttccctttaatctttggggcatgtctttatcgcataaaaaccctgaagcactcttccatttcaaccatcccgctttaattccgtgagccacatctccgtctaactcctcATCTTTTTTAATAATAGATCCTAAATATCTGAAGAAATCTAAcatctcaacaacattcccaacgaaaataatactccccaccTCTGTCGATCTCGACCCCGCCACGTTactgaactgacacctcaaatactcggtcttactcttacttagcctaaacccacgagtctccaaagtatgcctccacaattccaactttctctcaaCCCCTTTtttcgtctcatcaatcaacacaatatcatccgaaaacatcatacaccaagggatgtcgtcctggatatcccttgtcaactcatccataactatagcggactaagtgcggaaccttgatgcaccccaatggtaatgggaaattcttccgttctcccaacattagtgcgaacacttgcactagcccctcatacatgtcctttatgaggtcaatatattttcgagacacatcctttctcgccaaagcccaccaaagtacttctcttgacACCCTATCATTTGCCTTTtgcaagtcaataaaaaccatatgcaagtctttcttcttgtcccgatggtgttccatcaactgtctcatgataaaaatcgcatccatagtcgatctcccaggcataaatccaaatagttatccgagatgtctacacatttcctaagcctttgctcgattatccgctcccataacttcatcgtataactcataagtttaattccccgataattggaacactctttaACATCAGCTTTATTCTtatacaaagggacaagagtgcttctcctccaagttgatggcatcttgttgctcctccaaatcttgttgaagagcttGGTTACCCATTCGATTCCTTTCTCCCCCAAGAACCTCCAAACTTCTATAGGTATACAATtcggtccctctgctttcttcgacctcatcttccttaacgcctttctaacatcactcttttgtattctacgcacaaattcccgatcAACCATACTTGGTGTTACTtgtacatccccaaaaccttgctCCTGATGTCTATTGAATAAAGTATCAAAGTAAGAAgtccatctagcctttatttcgttatcctgaaccagaaccttgtcgtccatatttatcacacacctaactctcccaatatcccTCGTCTTTCTGTCTCTTATGAGTGCCActttatagatatccttctctccttctctcgtgtccaacctggcatacacttctgGTTAACTTTATCCCGCACTGCCTTTTTAGCGGCTCTTTTTAGtctccttgtacttttcaaaattctcatcactcatgcatttccccaaaaACCTTATAATATTCACGTTTTGTttttatcgcttgtctcacctcgtcgttccaccaagatgtgtcaTTACTTGATGGTCTATTTCCTTTAGATTCCCCTAGCACCTCCCTCGCCAAATCATTTACgacatgctccaatttatcccacgttgcatctATATCTTTCTCCTTGCAATCCGACCAAATACCGCTACTTCCgaccttatccaaaaacgcttgttggttttccccttgtagcttccaccacttgattcgTGCCTCACCAATTACCTTTCTCTTCCTCAAGTATCTCCTACCCCGAAAATCAAGCACCGCTAGTCTATGCTGTGTTGCGGTACTTTCAccgggtatgaccttgcaatcggtgtactctttccttcacacattccttaccaaagAGAAGTTAATTTGACTTGAATTTCCTCTACTCCTATAAGTCACCAAATTAGAATGCAttttctcgaaccaagtgttcattatacccaagtcatatgccaaagcaaaatTTAATATGTCATTTCCCGCTTCGTTTCTCTCCCCGAAACCAAAACCCCCATGAATACTCTCgaagccaactcgactagtacccacctgcccattgaggtcaccaccaatgatcaatttctctccaatatggactcgttctacaacctcttTCAGATATTCCCAgaaggctcgtcgaaaagaagcatccaaTCCTACTTGAGGTGCGTAAGAACTTATACAGTCAGCACCTCATCCCTGACTACAAGCTTAATgctcataatcctatcactctttctcgataCTTCTACCACATCATCGATATAATAtttatcaatgacaatacccactccattacgACTTTTGTCTTTACCCGCGTACTAAAGCTTATAACCCCAAGGCGCTACCACCCTTGCTTTATTTCCgacccactttgtctcttgtagacacattatatgcaccctcctccttttcataacctcccctATCTCGGCTAATATCCCTGTCAAAGAGTCAACATTCTAAGTACCAAAACGTAacctactacccttcctaaaAGCATGCCCTAATTTCTTTACCCGCTCTTGACCACGCTTAATGGATCcaaacctatttgacaccacacccatacttcgaggtggcgcgccgctttcgggcgacgacctaacaacccttgcatatttttcactacacccgggcTTAGAAGATGCAACGCAGCCTTacctatttgacaccacccccAGCTGTAAAGATGGCGTGTTACTTCTGGGCGACGACCTAGCAACCCTCACATacttttcactacacccgggtaTAAGAAGTGCAGTGCGTCGCTTCTGAGGAGACGCTCCAACGATATTCAAattccgattcatgtccataaaatgtgactaaGTTTTTATGCTGGCTGCCATAGACCAACCGCAACCCTCCTCCTTTATCCGATCTTGGGAGCTagttttctctctaaaattaaatAATTGTACAATCTTCTTGATTTGATGAACAATAGTTAAACATTGTATTTTTAGCTAAGTGCAACAAGTAGCTATCAAACATGGTTTTATAAtattgaaaagcatagtttactgAATGTAGATACCAACAAATCAGTGCAGTTTGATTGATGTATTTTACTCCAAGCGTTTTTGGGACACATTTTATCGTTTGTTGTTGTATGTGATGCATTGCAATGCAGTTCTTTAGTTGTTTTTTTTCTCTACCGAGATATTCATTGGCAAACTTTCTGTTTTTTGTGTTTCTTATCGTTGTTCACATGGCTGATGACTTAACaatatttttatgtatttttcagGTTATATCTTAACTGAAGAGATGCCGTAAAGTGGATCGAATATGAGAACTCAGATATAATATTGAAGAGGTTGGAAGTGGATCAAAAAGAGAACTCTGATTGTTATCATTCCTTCGATATAAAATTAAGATCATAATAACCACACTATTATGCCCAACATGATAACTAACTAACCCCTGTTAAAATTAAACCTTTTTTCAATATCACTAGGCATTACCCTTGGTAGATTATGCCTCGATGGtaaattgactagtttatgatttAGTAGTTGCGATATAATTTAGTGAGCTTATCAGTTACATAGTTGATTTACACAATCTGTCTTTTACCCATCCCAGTAGTATTTGGATCCTCTCCATTGTTAGTGATATTGATCCAGGGATGAAGCTCGGACCAAACTTTGCCCAAGACCGAAATATTTTAAATAATCATAAATAACATTAAAAATgtgacaataacaaaaaaaaaaaaaacataaactaTAATTGCGATACAACTATAATAGAGATCGACGCTCTTTCAAATCCTTTAAGGTATCTATAATTGAACTAGTACTAATTTTTTTTGCTATTTTTCGTTCAAGGTTGATTAGCAGAAAATTTTCAAAGAAATCGGCTTCCATCCTGTTGCGTTTGGTTGTTTTAACAACATTCATTGCTGAAAAAGCTCGTTTGGCACATGCTGTAGATACTTGGAAAGTTAACAAAAGTCTTGTTAATCTGAAAATAAGTGGGTACATATTGTGCTTTCCAGTATTCACCAACCACTGACTTAATTCAGATATTGTCGAAAGCTCCTTAAGATCCTCATGTCGAGATAACTCAACCTCATAATGACATAGTTGTACTTTTAATTCCTCTTTTTCAACATCTGTGAAGTCCTCAGGATATAACTTATTGACGAGGTTACAAATATCACCTATCTTGAAATGTTGTCCACTTGAACTAGGCTTCAAAGCACAACTGAGAGTTAACAACTCAACTGATTTCTCATTAAATCTGTAGCCCAGCTCTTGTAATTGGACATCAATTGCAGCATAAAACAAATTTCTCCGATAATGGACTTCAAGTGTAGTTTGATCGTGTTGACGACGAGCACGACCTCCTCTTTCTATATAAATAGAATTCATATCAGGAACTTCTATAATATGCCTTTCACAAAATAAATGTAAAACTCACCAAGTCCCATCAACCATAATGAGTGCTAAACCGGGCAAAAATGACTCGACGAGAATAATCCGTCCCAAATAACCTAACCCGCATCTGAATTGGGAACATGAATCTAACCCGAAATCTGAATTGACCCAACCATATTCAACTCGATCTGAATGATATTATCGCGTATTGACCGTTACCCCAAAATAACTTAATAACATTCACTTAAAAATGGTCGGAACCCAAACAACCTTACCCGTTAATTATTACAAATCCGAATGAACCCGACCCGATAGAGTTGTTTCATAAAATCTTGTTTTATAAATGGGCCCGTTCAGAAAGATTGAAACTGAGAAATCTGGGTTAAAAAATTAGAAAACGGCGGATTTAATTATTCGCAATTAGCGTATTGCAAGACCAACCCGTGAATGCGTGATAGTTCTCGATACTAATTTCTCTTCTCTTGTGTCTCATTCCCATTTGTTTGCCTCTCTTTGATTTAGGGTTTTTCCTGGGGTTTCTGATACACAATTAACCCATCAAAAACCTAGACAATTtgttgaaattttgaagaaatgGATAGTAACAGTGGAATTGTTAAGAATATAAACTCAAAAAAGGAGCTTGATGATGCTGTTCAAAAGGGTATTCCTGTAATTCTGCATTTCTGGGCAACTTGGTGTGATGCCTCCAAACATATGGACCTTGTCTTCACTCATCTTTCCACTGATTTCCCTAATGCACTCTTCTTTAGGgtattttccaatttttctaTCTTTTTTTGCTTTTTAATTTAACTgtgtttttttgtgtgtgtgtttgaTTCATGTACGTTTGTTGTTAAGGAAGTACTGGGTTGTTTTGCCTTACAAAATTTCTTTTTTTGTTGTATTGAGTTAGCTCGTGTAAGGCGGTTTTAAGCAAAGATAATATAAAACGGATTCAATCATAACCATTAGTGCCGTCTGTTGGCGTGTCCTGTTGTTTTCGTACATGAGAGTTTGGGAAGGACCCAGTTGGTTAATTTTATAAATAACTGTTTTTGTGCTAACCCTTGGCTTTCAAAAACAATGATGATATGAATGTTTTTGTAAGTTGTTAAAAATCTCGTcaaattcaaaagatgagtgtggcggagatgcgtatgttgaggtggatgtgcagCCATACAagaaagatcgattaaggaattAGGTGATTAGGCAAAAGGTAAAAGTAGCGCCAATAGAGGATACGATGATGGAAAATCGACTAAAATGGTTTGGCCACGTGAGAAGGAAACCTATGGACGCACGGAGACTTGGGGAACAGAAAAGGTtcctaggggtagagggagaccaaGACAAACATGgtgagagtgatagagcatgaTATGAAATTTCTTGGGCTTGCCTTGagaatggtgacggagagggcacgatggaggaaaatgatacatgtggatttttagtatttgatgttatttgacatatttagtgttttatttaatttttaaaaaaattatttgttcttctcggatttattacaccttttttatcaacaactttcttatatattttacttggtttacttttaaggtattccggacccttaaattttacttcggttttcaaaatcgttgtaatctttattctcgatttaaattttaagtttttataaaagaaatccggacttcgattttaaaacctataagtttaccttgacttttgtattatgtttcactccccttttatttttcacttttcctttgctatttttttcgcattttgaggtgtgcgttaaCCCAttgacggttctaaaggatgattcatgtaagccgaccccaaatcattttgggattaaggctctgatgttgttgttgttgttgttaaaattCCCGTCAAGTGATCTCAGGAAATGAGAATAGTTGTAAAATTAGGCAGTTTATTGAAGTGCTATGTCTCTTCTAGCACTAGAGATTATGAAAGCCTTTATAATGCTATGGTAGACCTATCCATATTGTTTGGGGCTACTACCATTACTAAATGATACTCATTTGCATGGTACTATCTATATCTTGGTTTCGGTTGTTATGCCAAATCTCGTTAAAACCAAGTACTATTGCCTGAAAATGCAGTCGCAGTAACCTCAAAACCTTAATAACTCGTCGCGATTCAGTGCTCTGGCCGATATTAAAACCATGCCATGCTCCTGTGACTTAGCTTGCTCAGCTTGCTTTTTTGTTATGTCCTGTGAGTCTGTGAGTGTGACATAAGGAACTATTGAATGACGCGATATTTGAATGGCATGAATAAAAAATGTTGGACTTTAGATCAAATTTGTAATAGACAAGCATGCCGTTGTGAGACGATGCAAGAGGGTGACCAGATATGAAGTTTTTATCGTATGGACTATTAGATAGGCTTGAGTGTTGTACTGATATAGGTATAGTGAACCTAAACTGTGCTCCCCGTGAGGGTGCTGTTGCTAATTGACTGTTGGTACATTTCAACACTTTATACCAATTTTATTGGGGCCCAGTTCTTCTGAATATACCAAGCACAAGGAACCTTGGTTTCGCTTCTGTAGGTCATTAACAACTCTTCTCTGGGATTTCATTCGATTGTATGATTCCACATGTCAATGATCAGATTCAAGGTAGCTCCTTTGTTACTCTAACTCTTCACTATTGTTAGCGTGTCGCATGTCCGACACGACACGACACTTCAATACTTCATTTAGACCAAAAGATTGAAAGTTTTGCGAAAAATAACTGTATCCAATACTCCGAGTCGTGTCCAACACTTGCAGCCGAGTGAGAGTAACAATAAGGTGCATTATCCATATGATAAATTATGGTTGAAAATGATGGGGGTGAATTGGTTTGGGTTCATTAGCAGTGGAGAGTGGAGATACTAGTAACACTCATGCCTAGAGAGGACTTCTATCTTCCATATCTATCTGTCATAATGTGAGAATTAGGAATAGGAAGTAAGAATGTAAAACACTGTTACACGGCTGGTGTCTGGATGTTATGTAGGTGGAGGAAATGAGTCTTTAAGATATGTCGTCATCATCTTGATAGAAAAAAATAGGATTATTGATTTACTGATGCTGTAGGGACAGTTGGAAGTGTTTATTACTAACCTACCCTCCATTTTGATTTTCCcacttctctaatatatgtgaggagtattttaataaaGTGGGAAGATCAAAGTGAAGTGGAGGTTAGTATGAGATTTGTGAGAGGCGAGCCTGGGCATAAACCAGTTATAGAATCAAACTCTCAGGGTTTAGCTGGTGTTTaacttatttttattttagtttggaTGTACAATTAAAGTTATGCCATGGTATAGTTTTTTTTCGCTATGCTACATGGTGGACCATTGTTGTTGGCCATTATACAACTGAACTTCAGGTTGTCGTTATGCTATTTTCTGTTATATGACATCTCGTGAAAACATTGATTTTTCATCTGAGGTGGTTTTTGTAGCCATAAGAGAGTGAACACAGAGTAGTAACAAGGACAGTTTTCAGGAAGTGAAAATGAACACCTGAAGCAATAGTTTGCTTCCTCCATTCATTGAATTGTTTCCAACTGAACTCATGAGTACAAAGTTATTAAATTACACCTCAACTTACTTAAATATGGGGAGGGAGAATGGTGGGGATGGGGAGAGACGATGATGGGGTATAGTTGTGACATTTGCACAAAATGGAATATGCGTACAATTCAATGGATTGGGGGCTTGGGGGGAGTATATTTTTTCAGAGGGGGCTGAAACTCCCGTTTATTCTTGGGTATACCTGTATAGAGATCTGTGAAATAGGTGTCGGTTGACACCAAGTGAACTCATTTGGACCTTTCTGAATATGATTTTGGTCATGGAAATAGGGCTAAAAAGACACGACCATGGAAGCACTTTGAAGGCAATTGAAGCTTggccttttatttatttattttactttaATGTAGCTGTCTTAGTGAAATACTAGACAACTAGCAGCCTAGCACAAATAAAAAGCATAACACATACTCTCTTTGACTAAACTGATTCTTCCCCTAACAAAAAAGTGCCAACGTAAAGATAAGGCGAGTCAGGGAGAGTATTTTCCTTGCACTTTCATGTGCAAGTACTTTCTGATTTCTCATTGCAACATTTCGTTAAATATTTTCCTTACTAAAATATTGTAGGTTGAAGCTGAGGAGCAACCAGAGATATCTGAAGATTATTCTGTTTCTGCTGTGCCATATTTTGTCTTTTTCAAGGTAAGCTGAGAAGCATCATGATACTTTTAGTTGTGGGTATTCTTATTCAGTCAGTGGTTTTTGTGCTTTCTGACCAATTCAAACTTGTTTCTCATACTCAACAACTTCAAGGCTCCTAAACTGATCAACTTTTCCAAGCTTGTTATTTGCACTTGTTGTGTACCTGTTTAGTCAGTTTTCTAATGAACACGGAATTTCATGATGATGGACTTGACCATATTTCACCTACTTTAGCTTTACTCTTTCTGTTGACTTTTAATATTCTGGATTTCTTTTTTGTACTTGAATATATGGATCTAGGTTAGTTTTAGATTAATAGACCAATCTCACCTTTGCAAAGAAACGAAACTGTAGAACCCAGCTGTGTTAAACTCCTGCAAAGATTATGCCTAGCCTTTTCGATTTGGCTCTGTAATTTAAGGATGAAgtgagggggtgtttggttggctactttggaatggaatggaatgagaTGGATTTGATCcattccattgtttggttggggtgatttggaatggagttagatacctaatggattctaactctacccttaccccttggaatcccatacct from Silene latifolia isolate original U9 population chromosome 2, ASM4854445v1, whole genome shotgun sequence encodes the following:
- the LOC141640742 gene encoding uncharacterized protein LOC141640742; protein product: MNSIYIERGGRARRQHDQTTLEVHYRRNLFYAAIDVQLQELGYRFNEKSVELLTLSCALKPSSSGQHFKIGDICNLVNKLYPEDFTDVEKEELKVQLCHYEVELSRHEDLKELSTISELSQWLVNTGKHNMYPLIFRLTRLLLTFQVSTACAKRAFSAMNVVKTTKRNRMEADFFENFLLINLERKIAKKISTSSIIDTLKDLKERRSLL